A genomic window from Parvularcula sp. LCG005 includes:
- a CDS encoding ABC transporter permease translates to MKPSFFLSLAWKSLTNRRATAILTVLTVALSVTLFLGVQKIEQAAEQSFESTISGTDIIVGARTGSVNLLLYAVFRIGEPSANISWESYQTFANAPGVEWTVPLSLGDTHKGFRVLGTDERYFEHFRYGGGRALAFAAGDAFADEHDTVIGAQVARTLGYSVGDEVTISHGIISAGFAEHAGHPFIVSGILAPTGTPVDRTMHVSLGGLEAVHEDINGEHEGDPEQISAFLVGLSNPTLALKYQRDVNTYEGEALLAIMPGIALAQLWEVVGAAQTALSVTATFVVITGLLGLLTAILTSLNERRREVAVLRAAGAQRGHIFSLLVWESTLVATLGAALGAAAVYGGLRLAGPWIEQRYGVPLSGLGPSAHDLGLLGLVVLAATLLGMVPAWRAYRNSLADGLTVKL, encoded by the coding sequence GTGAAACCGTCATTTTTCTTGTCCCTTGCCTGGAAGAGCCTGACGAACCGGCGGGCGACAGCGATCCTCACCGTCCTGACCGTCGCCCTATCCGTCACCCTGTTCCTGGGCGTGCAGAAAATTGAGCAGGCAGCCGAGCAGAGTTTCGAGAGTACAATCTCCGGCACCGATATTATCGTCGGCGCACGGACCGGTTCAGTGAACCTTCTTCTGTACGCCGTTTTCCGGATCGGTGAGCCGTCAGCGAATATCAGCTGGGAGAGCTACCAGACCTTTGCCAATGCGCCCGGCGTTGAGTGGACCGTGCCGCTGTCACTCGGAGACACTCACAAGGGGTTTCGCGTCCTGGGCACCGACGAGCGGTATTTTGAGCATTTCCGCTATGGCGGCGGGCGGGCGCTGGCCTTTGCCGCAGGTGATGCCTTTGCCGATGAGCATGATACCGTCATTGGCGCGCAGGTCGCCCGCACGCTGGGTTACAGCGTCGGCGATGAGGTCACCATCTCCCACGGCATCATTTCCGCTGGCTTTGCAGAGCATGCCGGGCATCCCTTCATCGTCAGTGGCATTCTGGCGCCGACCGGGACACCGGTAGATCGTACCATGCACGTCTCGCTTGGCGGACTGGAAGCGGTCCACGAAGACATCAACGGTGAGCATGAAGGCGATCCAGAACAGATTTCGGCATTTCTGGTCGGGTTGTCGAACCCGACTCTGGCCCTGAAATACCAGCGCGACGTCAACACCTATGAGGGAGAAGCGCTGCTCGCGATCATGCCCGGCATCGCCCTTGCCCAGTTGTGGGAAGTGGTCGGCGCGGCGCAGACGGCCCTGTCGGTCACGGCGACCTTTGTCGTCATCACGGGTCTTCTCGGCCTGCTCACAGCGATCCTGACGTCGCTGAATGAGCGTCGCCGTGAAGTCGCCGTACTGCGAGCCGCGGGCGCGCAACGCGGTCATATCTTCAGTCTCCTGGTCTGGGAATCGACACTGGTAGCGACCCTCGGCGCGGCTCTGGGCGCAGCGGCTGTCTATGGTGGGCTCAGGCTGGCCGGACCGTGGATCGAGCAACGTTACGGCGTACCGCTCAGCGGGCTTGGCCCGAGCGCCCATGATCTGGGGCTGCTCGGTCTCGTCGTTCTGGCAGCGACGCTGCTCGGCATGGTTCCCGCCTGGCGGGCCTATCGCAACTCCCTCGCCGATGGACTGACCGTCAAATTATGA
- a CDS encoding acyl-CoA dehydrogenase yields MTDKTSWDDPLLLDRQLTDDERQIRDSARAFASDRLLPGVVAAYRDEHFDRSIMTAMGAHGLLGVMLPETYGGIGAGHVAYGLVAREIERVDSGYRSALSVQTSLAMYAIQAFGSEEQKARYLPDMAAGERIGCFGLTEPDGGSDPGAMATKAVAVADGYRLNGAKTWITNSPIADLAIVWARLDDDIRGFIVERGTKGFSTPTITGKLSLRASITGEIVLDDAIVPEDALLPEVRGLKGPFSCLNKARHGICWGTMGAAEACWHAARSYALDRQLFGRPLAATQLVQKKLADMQTEITLGLQGALQLGRLLDAGTAAPETISLLKRNNCGKALDIARQARDIHGGNGIAGEYHVMRHVANLETVNTYEGTHDVHALILGRWQTGIPAF; encoded by the coding sequence ATGACCGACAAGACTTCATGGGATGACCCGCTTCTGCTGGATCGTCAGCTTACCGATGACGAGCGCCAGATCCGCGACAGTGCGCGCGCTTTCGCCTCCGATCGTCTCCTGCCGGGTGTCGTAGCCGCGTATCGCGATGAACACTTTGACCGGTCGATCATGACCGCTATGGGCGCTCATGGACTGCTCGGTGTCATGTTGCCCGAAACCTATGGCGGCATAGGAGCCGGTCACGTCGCCTATGGCCTTGTGGCCCGCGAGATTGAGCGCGTGGATAGCGGCTATCGGTCCGCTCTTTCGGTACAGACGTCCTTGGCCATGTACGCCATTCAGGCTTTTGGCAGCGAGGAGCAGAAAGCGCGATATCTGCCTGACATGGCGGCGGGCGAGCGCATTGGCTGTTTTGGTCTCACCGAACCGGATGGTGGATCCGACCCCGGAGCCATGGCCACAAAGGCCGTGGCCGTTGCAGATGGGTACAGACTGAACGGCGCGAAGACCTGGATCACCAATTCACCCATCGCGGACCTCGCCATCGTGTGGGCGCGCCTGGATGACGATATCCGCGGATTTATCGTCGAGCGCGGCACCAAAGGGTTCAGCACACCGACAATCACCGGCAAGCTGTCCCTGCGCGCGTCGATCACGGGCGAAATTGTCCTTGATGATGCGATCGTGCCAGAAGATGCGCTTCTGCCGGAAGTTCGCGGACTGAAGGGGCCGTTCAGCTGCCTCAACAAGGCGCGCCACGGCATCTGCTGGGGCACGATGGGCGCGGCAGAGGCCTGCTGGCACGCTGCGCGATCCTATGCGCTGGATCGGCAGCTGTTTGGCCGCCCCCTCGCCGCGACGCAGCTTGTTCAGAAAAAGCTGGCCGACATGCAGACCGAAATCACGCTGGGCCTGCAAGGTGCGCTGCAGCTAGGGCGTCTCCTCGACGCGGGCACAGCCGCGCCGGAGACGATATCGCTCCTGAAGCGGAACAATTGCGGCAAGGCGCTCGATATTGCCCGGCAGGCCCGAGACATCCATGGCGGCAACGGGATTGCCGGCGAGTATCATGTCATGCGGCATGTGGCGAATTTGGAAACCGTGAATACCTATGAGGGCACCCACGACGTTCACGCCCTGATCCTCGGCCGGTGGCAGACGGGCATACCCGCCTTCTAG
- a CDS encoding CoA ester lyase yields the protein MTDTPDSLHWRSLLFVPGSRPDRFAKAAGAETDLVCIDLEDAVAPGDKDAAREATLAYLASTKDRDRLLGLRVNAVGTEAGRKDFDAIAGAAGIDFVMVPKPSGADDISVVHEAYGHNRIIAVLESARGIQNVEAIADHPGVVAAIYGAIDLAADIGCDLSWEAHLYGRSRCALAFGAARKKLFDVPYLDVRDEEGLIESTRRAKKLGIYARAAIHPAQLAGIHKALAPTDEEVQYAERVMAAYEASDTGLTLLDGKMVELPVIKSAQRILAAARH from the coding sequence ATGACCGACACCCCTGACAGCCTTCACTGGCGCTCGCTTCTTTTTGTCCCTGGGTCTCGGCCTGACCGGTTTGCCAAGGCGGCCGGCGCGGAGACGGATCTGGTCTGCATCGATCTGGAAGACGCCGTCGCGCCCGGTGACAAGGACGCGGCGCGGGAGGCGACCCTCGCGTATCTCGCCTCGACCAAAGATCGCGACCGCCTGTTGGGCCTGCGGGTCAACGCAGTGGGGACCGAGGCCGGACGGAAGGATTTCGACGCGATTGCTGGCGCGGCCGGTATCGATTTTGTGATGGTCCCCAAACCGTCGGGTGCGGACGATATATCGGTCGTGCATGAGGCCTATGGCCACAATCGCATTATTGCAGTGCTTGAATCCGCTCGCGGTATTCAGAATGTTGAGGCCATTGCCGACCACCCCGGCGTTGTGGCCGCGATTTATGGCGCCATCGATCTGGCGGCAGATATTGGGTGTGACCTGTCATGGGAGGCGCATCTGTACGGACGATCACGCTGCGCTCTTGCCTTTGGCGCAGCGCGGAAGAAGCTGTTCGATGTGCCTTACCTGGACGTGCGCGATGAAGAGGGGCTGATAGAGTCGACCCGCCGCGCGAAGAAACTCGGGATTTATGCAAGGGCGGCGATCCATCCGGCGCAACTGGCGGGCATACATAAAGCGCTGGCGCCGACTGATGAAGAAGTTCAGTATGCGGAGCGGGTGATGGCAGCCTATGAAGCGTCCGACACCGGCTTGACGCTTCTTGACGGCAAGATGGTTGAGCTGCCGGTCATCAAATCTGCGCAGCGTATTTTAGCGGCCGCGCGTCACTAG